The following proteins come from a genomic window of Lolium rigidum isolate FL_2022 chromosome 5, APGP_CSIRO_Lrig_0.1, whole genome shotgun sequence:
- the LOC124656613 gene encoding uncharacterized protein LOC124656613, translating into MERGGVQADASPTVLRSRINWGDDNPIEENRRGMEIGSGRAVASSNAPHSRVICGDETSIEEKRRKIESGGVQAVASAAAPRDMVVLGDDGRPLDGVKRAKIIRHLRHGDGSIYRSNGYYAKVYRLHDTNETCLGPMMMTEPSSSCMADGRRVCQSHEFRTMMQIFYLKLAYTSSYVDGPVKLYGYVAVRDLLNPMRNYIFNRQRDDPFIVGPDGFIQITGPKRGIRMEAHVLIEFDLKIKKAGEVEDDLKLIDCVASFSHRTSRHATASRRRIDGDYGAVDITYALLDSAAEATVQVGISELASQDNGLKLKAAAFYTSQLSGQFDLFDGIVAAEASDLSRVVVAVVKGGHLLVSLILSQTGGSDRRIVQSSCTFPVQKHGNRVSVLKLGLATIEVKVTWSTLDFPQSLLGPNCFKWEYMAAEVDYEGD; encoded by the exons ATGGAGAGGGGCGGTGTACAAGCGGACGCGTCGCCGACGGTTCTCCGGAGTAGAATAAATTGGGGCGACGACAATCCGATCGAAGAAAATAGAAGGGGGATGGAGATCGGCAGCGGACGAGCCGTCGCATCGTCGAATGCTCCTCACAGCAGAGTAATCTGTGGCGACGAAACCTCAATCgaggagaagagaagaaagaTCGAGAGCGGCGGCGTACAGGCCGTCGCGTCGGCGGCGGCTCCGAGGGACATGGTGGTCTTGGGAGACGACGGGCGTCCGCTCGATGGCGTGAAGCGTGCCAAAATCATTCGACACTTGAGGCATGGTGATGGCTCTATCTACAGAAGCAACGGTTATTATGCTAAAGTTTATCGTCTCCATGACACCAACGAGA CTTGTCTGGGGCCAATGATGATGACAGAGCCATCAAGCTCTTGCATGGCTGATGGCAGGAGGGTTTGCCAGAGTCATGAATTTCGGACCATGATGCAGATATTCTACTTGAAGCTAGCTTACACTTCTTCATATGTTGATGGCCCGGTCAAGTTGTATGGATATGTGGCTGTCAGGGATCTGTTGAACCCTATGCGTAATTATATCTTCAATCGCCAAAGGGATGATCCTTTCATCGTGGGGCCTGATGGCTTTATACAGATTACTGGCCCTAAGAGGGGCATCAGAATGGAGGCTCATGTGCTAATCGAGTTTGACCTGAAGATCAAGAAAGCGGGAGAAGTAGAAGATGATTTAAAGCTCATCGACTGTGTTGCCTCCTTCAGCCACAGAACCTCAAGACATGCTACGGCAAGCAGAAGGCGGATTGATGGTGATTATGGAGCGGTGGATATAACCTATGCACTTCTGGACAGCGCCGCGGAGGCCACTGTACAGGTCGGGATATCAGAGCTGGCTTCACAGGACAATGGCTTGAAGCTGAAAGCAGCAGCATTTTACACTTCACAGTTGAGTGGGCAGTTCGATCTGTTTGATGGAATCGTAGCTGCCGAGGCATCTGACCTAAGCAGGGTTGTGGTTGCTGTGGTGAAGGGAGGTCATTTGCTTGTATCGTTGATACTCAGTCAGACTGGTGGCTCGGATCGTCGTATTGTTCAGAGTTCCTGTACCTTCCCTGTTCAAAAGCATGGAAACCGTGTCTCTGTTCTCAAGCTTGGGCTGGCCACTATAGAGGTGAAGGTAACCTGGTCTACTTTGGACTTCCCCCAAAGCCTTCTCGGTCCAAATTGCTTTAAGTGGGAGTATATGGCAGCTGAGGTTGACTATGAGGGTGATTAA